From Corticium candelabrum chromosome 13, ooCorCand1.1, whole genome shotgun sequence, a single genomic window includes:
- the LOC134188817 gene encoding uncharacterized protein LOC134188817, whose product MKPQLGPEWSLCRGDAEVQFPTKYLWERSFDHDHCFTFVVEAIDSCPDSLEFPVCVEYIRQGEVQVCFTLEAVHKLSKSADSSNSMLPGTDQGTDKEHSSVSVVKRRSLSSYRSEELDLQAIVSDVQFLEAVRSHWYEIGIRLGVDMEELSDCQERFPQDFAARLVHIFSLWRRQVPKPTIAILLEACRQAGVGAVAEKAVREAPNRTFHNTKSLKIIAKLLTGEAFELEARPSDNVATLKHQLQTKDDFSSWDQLFVFNKNQLHDDQTLADAGVTTDGTILNVVLCPRGVTDMGADAAELFIRALSRGKVEVIRLKLVIVGKDRTGKTSFKRSLLKLKFQPIEPSTPVAIADLAVCEASNWRLVNDKDKEFLDRQIARAAIHASHDSSAIDSGSKDDSQYDDGRAEQSDLISHVQLDTTVVTEYTSTDTRSTDTRLRESNMNADKLDEALIVTEDMARAIRDFKRDPDLLKQEDSKVHVNIWDLGGQEPLLPGQAHAITPGCVVCVVFKASEFLGDYAKSFYLLSADSEPIPIDNHWIETNYDALSLWASMTFLAGYDNREGLYSGDYIGKSKKCASPIMLLIGTHIKYANKKMIKQQNEFLSKMFRNKAFQKHILRPSNMRHDWFFHVENSVSDPDSSNEDAGVSAVKQVIEEMAHDVSPKHLIPATWSVLEKILDALEEKLGSALFNVNVIMVFASRLCRMFEEKEVRTALAYLDEAGSVIFPQKSEKLKNIVVTKPNWIFMVFSVVASVTTRPPPLLSEDWDRVQQVGIASWELIDHRLKEAGVKRAEYEDVLNLLNFFFLLCPKLCLSQPSAFMFPYETEYFVPCLLESESDGPFSAASSVATNPMSLIVVSRNVEFIPEQLHFKLMTSCIEEFSKDPWLRRNCSVYHVSDGVDLELIYYAYKYIIITIDTQRPLHEIASLCTKIRLSIIKKLSEVKTPGMPQFQFSLNIQHPGPAIPVDVSKLVCIDEYEHKPLRRDKRNVHLKNSDEKAALDCWFCDHKDNAARQTQQLMVKAKCKCAEDVVVTVAEKVSHCWQRLASNLAPAVFKNKTKVIEKENKDDCFMQTLTALNMWTDECGDRANQEAMIMAMCAIGCRSQAIAVFERELVDHVCPSH is encoded by the exons ATGAAGCCTCAACTTGGTCCAGAATGGTCATTGTGTCGAGGTGATGCAGAAGTTCAGTTTCCAACCAAATATTTGTGGGAACGATCATTTGATCACGATCATTGCTTCACATTTGTGGTTGAAGCCATTGACTCTTGTCCTGATAGTTTAGAATTTCCTGTTTGTGTTGAGTACATCAGACAAGGTGAAGTGCAGGTCTGCTTCACATTGGAAGCAGTTCACAAACTGTCCAAATCAGCTGATTCATCAAATTCCATGTTACCAGGAACAGATCAAGGAACAGACAAAG AACATTCTTCAGTCTCTGTTGTGAAGAGGAGGAGCTTGTCAAGTTACAGATCTGAAGAATTAGATTTACAAGCAATTGTGTCTGATGTACAATTTCTTGAG GCTGTCAGAAGTCATTGGTACGAGATTGGCATTCGTCTTGGAGTCGACATGGAAGAGTTGTCTGATTGTCAAGAACGTTTCCCTCAGGACTTTGCTGCTCGCCTCGTACATATCTTCTCACTGTGGAGAAGACAAGTGCCCAAACCAACTATTGCAATACTCCTGGAAGCATGCAGACAAGCAGGTGTTGGAGCAGTAGCAGAGAAAGCAGTGAGGGAGGCACCAAATCGAA CATTTCACAACACCAAGAGTCTCAAAATAATTGCCAAATTACTAACTGGTGAAGCTTTTGAATTGGAAGCACGGCCATCTGATAATGTTGCCACATTAAAACATCAGTTGCAAACCAAAGATGATTTTTCATCATGGGAtcaactgtttgtctttaatAAGAATCAATTACACGATGACCAGACATTGGCTGATGCAGGAGTAACTACTGATGGAACAATACTGAATGTTGTTCTTTGTCCTC GTGGTGTGACAGACATGGGAGCTGATGCAGCTGAGTTATTTATTCGAGCATTATCACGAGGAAAAGTTGAAGTAATTCGACTTAAGCTTGTTATTgttggtaaagacagaacaggCAAGACGTCCTTTAAGCGATCTCTGCTCAAACTTAAGTTTCAGCCCATTGAACCAAGCACACCTGTGGCAATAGCAGATTTGGCAGTGTGTGAAGCATCGAACTGGAGACTCGTGAATGACAAAGACAAGGAATttctagacagacaaatagctaGAGCAGCTATCCATGCATCGCATGATTCTAGTGCAATTGATTCAGGTAGTAAAGATGACAGTCAATATGACGATGGAAGAGCGGAGCAGTCTGATCTAATCAGTCATGTCCAGCTTGACACGACAGTCGTTACAGAATATACATCAACTGATACTAGATCAACTGATACTAGACTAAGAGAGAGCAACATGAACGCAGACAAACTTGATGAAGCATTAATTGTAACTGAAGACATGGCTCGGGCTATTAGAGATTTCAAACGTGATCCTGATCTTTTAAAGCAGGAAGATTCAAAAGTTCACGTTAACATTTGGGATTTGGGAGGTCAAGAGCCCCTTCTTCCTGGTCAAGCACATGCCATCACACCAGGATGTgtcgtttgtgttgtatttaaAGCATCTGAGTTTCTAGGTGACTATGCTAAGTCATTCTACCTTCTTTCTGCCGACTCAGAACCAATTCCAATCGACAACCACTGGATAGAGACGAACTATGATGCTCTGTCTTTATGGGCATCCATGACTTTTTTGGCAGGATATGATAATCGTGAGGGTCTGTACTCTGGTGATTACATTGGCAAGTCAAAGAAATGTGCATCACCAATTATGTTGTTGATTGGAACACATATCAAATATGCTAATAAAAAAATGATAAAGCAGCAGAATGAATTTCTGTCTAAAATGTTTCGTAATAAAGCCTTTCAGAAGCACATTCTTCGACCATCTAACATGCGTCATGATTGGTTCTTTCATGTAGAGAATTCAGTGTCTGATCCTGATAGTTCAAATGAAGATGCCGGTGTGAGTGCTGTGAAGCAAGTCATTGAAGAGATGGCACATGATGTGTCACCCAAACATCTAATACCAGCCACGTGGTCAGTTCTAGAGAAGATCCTTGATGCTCTAGAAGAAAAGCTGGGCAGTGCTCTTTTTAATGTCAATGTTATCATGGTTTTTGCTAGTCGATTGTGTCGTATGtttgaagagaaagaagttcGTACTGCTCTAGCATATTTAGATGAAGCCGGTTCAGTCATCTTTCCTCAGAAAAGTGAGAAGCTGAAGAACATAGTCGTCACCAAACCAAACTGGATTTTCATGGTTTTCTCAGTGGTGGCGTCTGTCACTACTCGTCCTCCTCCCTTACTGAGTGAAGATTGGGATCGAGTGCAACAAGTAGGAATTGCGTCTTGGGAACTGATTGATCATCGCTTGAAAGAAGCAGGAGTGAAACGAGCAGAGTATGAAGATGTACTGAATCTGTTGAATTTCTTTTTCCTTCTCTGCCCCAAACTTTGCTTATCTCAGCCATCTGCTTTTATGTTTCCTTATGAAACAGAATACTTTGTTCCATGTTTGCTAGAATCTGAATCAGATGGTCCATTTTCAGCTGCTAGTTCGGTTGCTACTAATCCAATGTCACTTATAGTTGTGTCGCGCAATGTTGAGTTTATTCCTGAGCAGTTGCATTTCAAGTTGATGACGAGTTGTATTGAGGAATTTTCTAAAGACCCATGGCTGAGACGCAACTGCTCTGTTTATCATGTTTCTGATGGTGTTGATTTGGAACTGATTTATTATGCGTACAAATATATCATTATCACTATTGACACACAACGGCCACTTCATGAAATTGCATCTCTGTGTACAAAGatccgtctgtccatcattAAAAAACTGTCTGAAGTGAAGACACCAGGGATGCCTCAGTTTCAGTTTTCATTGAATATTCAACATCCCGGACCAGCCATACCTGTCGATGTCAGCAAGTTAGTATGTATAGACGAGTATGAACACAAACCACTAAGAAGAGACAAACGAAATGTGCATTTGAAAAAttctgatgagaaagctgcATTGGACTGTTGGTTTTGTGACCATAAAGACAATGcagcaagacaaacacaacaactgatGGTAAAAGCAAAGTGCAAGTGTGCAGAAGATGTTGTCGTGACTGTTGCTGAGAAAGTTTCTCACTGTTGGCAAAGGCTTGCATCAAATTTGGCACCTGCAGTTTTCAAGAACAAGACGAAGGtgatagaaaaagaaaacaaagacGATTGCTTCATGCAAACTTTAACAGCATTGAATATGTGGACTGATGAATGTGGTGACAGAGCAAATCAGGAAGCAATGATCATGGCAATGTGTGCCATTGGATGTAGATCCCAGGCTATAGCCGTTTTTGAGCGTGAGTTAGTAGaccatgtctgtccatctcacTAA
- the LOC134188898 gene encoding uncharacterized protein LOC134188898: MRTLLCLFLTFIISKTQSERVGNLVLLKDAVKDGAVCLDGSAAGYFIDRTPSKRWIIHLEGGGWCYSEGDCYNRSFIDLGSSKNWQTKFELAGFLNNDPDVNPNFANYTVVFVPYCDGASFSGNRDEPVVVNGRKIYFRGHRILTALVDALIENEGLKEAEAIILTGCSAGGLATFLHLDYVRSRFPYSDVHGLADAGYFVDAPNVNRDMHARRQFQYIFHMQNCSEGVNRDCFESNEIDGWQCFMAQYTYPYIQTPIFVLNSLYDTWQLGNILQLGCNPPDCNNTRMLEFFAWRTTFLNALKPVIQWGQNGVFADACLQHCQSVNDIPWSRIKVWGQNAHDMFSDWYINKRGTRTGIDGVYPNNPTCGDND, from the coding sequence ATGAGGACACTTCTTTGCTTGTTCTTGACATTCATCATATCAAAAACACAATCTGAACGTGTGGGCAATCTTGTCCTGCTGAAAGACGCGGTGAAGGACGGAGCAGTGTGTCTAGATGGTTCAGCAGCCGGTTATTTCATCGACAGGACGCCATCCAAGCGTTGGATAATACACCTAGAGGGTGGAGGCTGGTGCTACAGCGAGGGCGACTGCTACAATCGCAGTTTCATCGATTTAGGCTCATCAAAAAATTGGCAAACAAAATTCGAATTGGCAGGATTTCTCAACAATGACCCGGATGTGAATCCAAATTTTGCCAACTATACGGTTGTCTTTGTTCCGTATTGTGATGGAGCTTCATTCTCTGGCAATAGAGATGAACCCGTTGTTGTCAATGGTCGAAAAATATATTTTCGTGGTCATCGAATTCTTACTGCTCTTGTCGATGCTCTCATAGAGAACGAAGGTTTGAAAGAAGCCGAGGCTATCATCCTCACTGGCTGCTCTGCAGGCGGACTGGCCACATTTCTACACTTGGACTATGTTCGATCGAGGTTTCCTTACAGTGACGTTCATGGGCTGGCTGATGCTGGATACTTCGTTGATGCACCCAATGTAAACAGAGACATGCATGCCAGACGGCAATTTCAATATATCTTCCATATGCAAAACTGTAGTGAAGGTGTCAACCGCGACTGTTTTGAGTCGAATGAGATTGATGGTTGGCAGTGTTTCATGGCTCAATACACGTACCCATATATCCAGACACCGATATTTGTGCTCAACTCTCTATACGACACATGGCAATTAGGAAATATATTACAACTTGGTTGTAATCCTCCAGACTGTAATAACACTCGGATGTTGGAATTTTTTGCTTGGCGAACGACGTTTCTGAATGCATTGAAACCGGTGATTCAATGGGGTCAAAATGGAGTATTTGCTGATGCTTGTCTTCAGCATTGCCAGAGTGTAAATGATATTCCATGGTCAAGAATCAAAGTCTGGGGTCAGAATGCTCATGACATGTTTAGCGATTGGTACATAAACAAAAGAGGGACAAGGACAGGCATTGATGGTGTCTATCCTAACAATCCAACATGTGGTGAtaatgactaa
- the LOC134189121 gene encoding kielin/chordin-like protein has product MTKVGLLVVAVAAHLSVIHGDCVYDGTTYINGASFLDSEGCNTCYCNDDHIACTEKLCVSPEVNVQEPPQVPEDEVMLDFCTYNGKEYREGESFKDKNDCNTCLCRGGFIECTEMFCEPLA; this is encoded by the exons ATGACGAAGGTTGGTCTTCTTGTTGTAGCCGTGGCGGCTCATTTGAGCG TAATACATGGTGACTGTGTATACGATGGTACAACCTATATCAACGGTGCCAGTTTTCTAGACAGTGAAGGTTGCAACACATG TTATTGTAACGATGACCATATTGCATGTACTGAAAAGCTATGCGTGAGTCCAGAAGTCAACGTCCAGGAACCTCCTCAAGTGCCCGAAGACGAAG TGATGTTGGACTTCTGCACGTACAATGGGAAGGAATACAGAGAGGGTGAAAGCTTTAAAGACAAAAACGATTGCAACACTTG CTTATGCAGGGGTGGATTCATCGAATGTACCGAGATGTTCTGTGAACCTCTGGCATAG
- the LOC134189051 gene encoding corrinoid adenosyltransferase MMAB-like — protein sequence MLSSVCRRVGVLTRFLPLLRAQCSRGDTSQTRLKIYTKKGDKGTTYNFSGQKLPKDHHIFEALGASDELTSMIGLAYTFCEEFGNTELNEKLMRVQCVLQEAASSIATPRHSTQSQHKLNQTVFDGKQVEILEEWIDALDSRLPPLKNFILPSGGRTSAVLHVARSICRRAERRLVPLVRDGEVDMEVGRYFNRLSDFLFVSARFAAHCEGKNETVYRKNLN from the exons ATGTTGTCTTCAGTTTGCCGTCGAGTTGGAGTATTGACACGATTTTTGCCGCTACTAAGAGCGCAGTGCAG TCGTGGTGATACCTCACAAACTCGCTTGAAGATATACACAaagaaaggagacaaag GAACGACTTATAATTTTTCTGGTCAAAAGTTGCCTAAAGATCATCACATATTCGAGGCATTGGGAGCAAGCGACGAACTGACATCAATGATTGG TCTTGCATATACGTTTTGTGAAGAATTTGGCAACACTGAGTTGAACGAGAAGCTGATGAGAGTGCAGTGTGTTTTACAAGAAGCGGCATCCAGCATTGCCACACCTCGACACTccacacaatcacaacacaaactga ATCAGACAGTGTTTGATGGTAAACAAGTGGAGATACTTGAGGAATGGATTGATGCGTTGGATAGCAGATTGCCTCCGTTGAAAAATTTTATTCTGCCG TCTGGCGGTAGAACAAGCGCAGTACTACATGTCGCAAGATCAATTTGTAGGAGAGCAGAGAGAAG ACTTGTGCCACTCGTACGAGATGGTGAGGTGGATATGGAAGTAGGCAGATACTTCAATAG aCTGAGCGACTTCCTGTTTGTCTCTGCACGCTTTGCTGCACATTGTGAAGGCAAGAACGAGACTGTCTATCGCAAAAACTTAAATTAG